The window AATAATCTGCGCTAACTTACGGAGCATAGGTTGATCCAACTTTTTACCCTGCGGCGAAAAGAAGATTTTGAATGCTGGACCGAATTGTTGCTCTTTATCGGCAATTGCTTTCTCAATGACGTCGGGACGAATAACCATACCGCTACCATGACCAAAGGTTGGCGCATCAATACGTTCTTTTGGCTGAACATAGGAAAAAAAGCTTGTCGCTTCTAAGCTAACAAGCTTTTTTTCTTGCGCACGACCAACTAAACTCGTCTGCAAAAAAGAATTATAAAGTTCTGGGAAAACCGTGAGGATTGAAATATTCATTTATTTAATTATGGTTACTTCAATTTCTTGACCATTAGGAGCAAGCGCCGTAACTAACATGCGTAATGCTCTGATGGTCTGACCGTCTTTACCAATAACCTTGCCAATATCTTGAGTGCCCACTTGGATTTCAAAGACATCTTTGCCACCAAGTTGTGTAACCGTTATTGCCACTGATGCAGTATCTTCGACGAGCGATTTAACAACATAGTCCATAATATTTTTTAACATGCAAAAAACCTCATTTGAAGCTAGCGTGAATTATTGAGCTTTTTCTAGTTGCTTGTATTCACGTTGCAATTTCTTGACTGAATCAGTCATTACTGCACCCTTAGAAACCCAATGAGCAATGCGTTCATCATGAAATTGAACGAAAACGCCTTTAAGTACATCATAGGTACCAAGGTTCTCTAAACAAGCGCCATCTCTCTTTTTACGAGCATCAATTG is drawn from Candidatus Dependentiae bacterium and contains these coding sequences:
- a CDS encoding KH domain-containing protein, whose protein sequence is MLKNIMDYVVKSLVEDTASVAITVTQLGGKDVFEIQVGTQDIGKVIGKDGQTIRALRMLVTALAPNGQEIEVTIIK
- the rpsP gene encoding 30S ribosomal protein S16 codes for the protein MAVKIRLSRVGKKHAPFFRIIAIDARKKRDGACLENLGTYDVLKGVFVQFHDERIAHWVSKGAVMTDSVKKLQREYKQLEKAQ